A part of Rattus rattus isolate New Zealand chromosome 6, Rrattus_CSIRO_v1, whole genome shotgun sequence genomic DNA contains:
- the LOC116904547 gene encoding killer cell lectin-like receptor 4 isoform X3: MNEQRVTFSTARFHNSSVLQNQERTEETQRLEKLETEDCSICWQITVTALGILCSFRLVLVAVMVTNIFQYSQEKHELQETLSNLHHNYSTMQNDINLKEEMLRDMSTEYSAVNHFLDFLNREQNRWYNKTKTVLDSLQHSGRGVEMHWFCYGIKCYYFIMDRKTWSGCTQTCQNYSLPLLTIDDEDELMFLHLLVTPDSYWIGLSYDNKKSDWTWIDNNPSKLALNTRKYNVKDGGCVFLSKTRLDNINCDNLFSCICGKRLDKFPD, from the exons ATGAATGAGCAGAGGGTCACTTTCTCAACTGCGAGATTTCATAATTCTTCAGTGCTGCAGAACCAGGAGAGGACTGAGGAGACTCAGAGGCTAGAAAAGCTGGAAACAGAG gaTTGTTCAATCTGCTGGCAGATCACTGTGACAGCTCTTGGAATCCTGTGTTCCTTTCGGCTAGTATTGGTTGCAGTGATGGTGACAAACA TTTTTCAGTACAGTCAAGAAAAACATGAACTTCAGGAAACTCTATCCAACCTCCACCATAACTACAGCACCATGCAAAATGACatcaacttaaaggaagaaatgctgagagaTATGTCTACAGAGTATAGTGCTGTTAATCATTTTCTGGACTTCCTcaacagagaacagaacagaTGGTACAACAAAACCAAGACTGTTTTAGATTCTTTGCAGCACTCAG GTAGAGGTGTTGAAATGCACTGGTTCTGTTATggtataaaatgttattatttcatCATGGACAGAAAAACATGGAGTGGATGTAcccagacctgtcagaattacagtTTGCCCCTTCTGACGATAGATGATGAGGATGAACTG ATGTTCCTTCATCTCCTGGTTACTCCAGACAGTTACTGGATTGGATTGTCTTATGATAATAAAAAGAGTGATTGGACATGGATTGACAACAACCCATCTAAACT TGCCTTGAACACAAGGAAATACAATGTTAAGGATGGAGGATGTGTATTCTTATCTAAAACAAGACTAGACAATATTAACTGTGATAATTTATTCAGCTGTATTTGTGGGAAGAGACTGGATAAATTCCCTGACTGA
- the LOC116904547 gene encoding killer cell lectin-like receptor 4 isoform X1, whose amino-acid sequence MNEQRVTFSTARFHNSSVLQNQERTEETQRLEKLETECSICWQITVTALGILCSFRLVLVAVMVTNIFQYSQEKHELQETLSNLHHNYSTMQNDINLKEEMLRDMSTEYSAVNHFLDFLNREQNRWYNKTKTVLDSLQHSGRGVEMHWFCYGIKCYYFIMDRKTWSGCTQTCQNYSLPLLTIDDEDELMFLHLLVTPDSYWIGLSYDNKKSDWTWIDNNPSKLALNTRKYNVKDGGCVFLSKTRLDNINCDNLFSCICGKRLDKFPD is encoded by the exons ATGAATGAGCAGAGGGTCACTTTCTCAACTGCGAGATTTCATAATTCTTCAGTGCTGCAGAACCAGGAGAGGACTGAGGAGACTCAGAGGCTAGAAAAGCTGGAAACAGAG TGTTCAATCTGCTGGCAGATCACTGTGACAGCTCTTGGAATCCTGTGTTCCTTTCGGCTAGTATTGGTTGCAGTGATGGTGACAAACA TTTTTCAGTACAGTCAAGAAAAACATGAACTTCAGGAAACTCTATCCAACCTCCACCATAACTACAGCACCATGCAAAATGACatcaacttaaaggaagaaatgctgagagaTATGTCTACAGAGTATAGTGCTGTTAATCATTTTCTGGACTTCCTcaacagagaacagaacagaTGGTACAACAAAACCAAGACTGTTTTAGATTCTTTGCAGCACTCAG GTAGAGGTGTTGAAATGCACTGGTTCTGTTATggtataaaatgttattatttcatCATGGACAGAAAAACATGGAGTGGATGTAcccagacctgtcagaattacagtTTGCCCCTTCTGACGATAGATGATGAGGATGAACTG ATGTTCCTTCATCTCCTGGTTACTCCAGACAGTTACTGGATTGGATTGTCTTATGATAATAAAAAGAGTGATTGGACATGGATTGACAACAACCCATCTAAACT TGCCTTGAACACAAGGAAATACAATGTTAAGGATGGAGGATGTGTATTCTTATCTAAAACAAGACTAGACAATATTAACTGTGATAATTTATTCAGCTGTATTTGTGGGAAGAGACTGGATAAATTCCCTGACTGA
- the LOC116904547 gene encoding killer cell lectin-like receptor 4 isoform X2: MNEQRVTFSTARFHNSSVLQNQERTEETQRLEKLETEVSWQITVTALGILCSFRLVLVAVMVTNIFQYSQEKHELQETLSNLHHNYSTMQNDINLKEEMLRDMSTEYSAVNHFLDFLNREQNRWYNKTKTVLDSLQHSGRGVEMHWFCYGIKCYYFIMDRKTWSGCTQTCQNYSLPLLTIDDEDELMFLHLLVTPDSYWIGLSYDNKKSDWTWIDNNPSKLALNTRKYNVKDGGCVFLSKTRLDNINCDNLFSCICGKRLDKFPD, encoded by the exons ATGAATGAGCAGAGGGTCACTTTCTCAACTGCGAGATTTCATAATTCTTCAGTGCTGCAGAACCAGGAGAGGACTGAGGAGACTCAGAGGCTAGAAAAGCTGGAAACAGAGGTAA GCTGGCAGATCACTGTGACAGCTCTTGGAATCCTGTGTTCCTTTCGGCTAGTATTGGTTGCAGTGATGGTGACAAACA TTTTTCAGTACAGTCAAGAAAAACATGAACTTCAGGAAACTCTATCCAACCTCCACCATAACTACAGCACCATGCAAAATGACatcaacttaaaggaagaaatgctgagagaTATGTCTACAGAGTATAGTGCTGTTAATCATTTTCTGGACTTCCTcaacagagaacagaacagaTGGTACAACAAAACCAAGACTGTTTTAGATTCTTTGCAGCACTCAG GTAGAGGTGTTGAAATGCACTGGTTCTGTTATggtataaaatgttattatttcatCATGGACAGAAAAACATGGAGTGGATGTAcccagacctgtcagaattacagtTTGCCCCTTCTGACGATAGATGATGAGGATGAACTG ATGTTCCTTCATCTCCTGGTTACTCCAGACAGTTACTGGATTGGATTGTCTTATGATAATAAAAAGAGTGATTGGACATGGATTGACAACAACCCATCTAAACT TGCCTTGAACACAAGGAAATACAATGTTAAGGATGGAGGATGTGTATTCTTATCTAAAACAAGACTAGACAATATTAACTGTGATAATTTATTCAGCTGTATTTGTGGGAAGAGACTGGATAAATTCCCTGACTGA
- the LOC116904547 gene encoding killer cell lectin-like receptor 4 isoform X4, which yields MNEQRVTFSTARFHNSSVLQNQERTEETQRLEKLDFYDCSICWQITVTALGILCSFRLVLVAVMVTNIFQYSQEKHELQETLSNLHHNYSTMQNDINLKEEMLRDMSTEYSAVNHFLDFLNREQNRWYNKTKTVLDSLQHSGRGVEMHWFCYGIKCYYFIMDRKTWSGCTQTCQNYSLPLLTIDDEDELMFLHLLVTPDSYWIGLSYDNKKSDWTWIDNNPSKLALNTRKYNVKDGGCVFLSKTRLDNINCDNLFSCICGKRLDKFPD from the exons ATGAATGAGCAGAGGGTCACTTTCTCAACTGCGAGATTTCATAATTCTTCAGTGCTGCAGAACCAGGAGAGGACTGAGGAGACTCAGAGGCTAGAAAAGCTGGA tttttatgaTTGTTCAATCTGCTGGCAGATCACTGTGACAGCTCTTGGAATCCTGTGTTCCTTTCGGCTAGTATTGGTTGCAGTGATGGTGACAAACA TTTTTCAGTACAGTCAAGAAAAACATGAACTTCAGGAAACTCTATCCAACCTCCACCATAACTACAGCACCATGCAAAATGACatcaacttaaaggaagaaatgctgagagaTATGTCTACAGAGTATAGTGCTGTTAATCATTTTCTGGACTTCCTcaacagagaacagaacagaTGGTACAACAAAACCAAGACTGTTTTAGATTCTTTGCAGCACTCAG GTAGAGGTGTTGAAATGCACTGGTTCTGTTATggtataaaatgttattatttcatCATGGACAGAAAAACATGGAGTGGATGTAcccagacctgtcagaattacagtTTGCCCCTTCTGACGATAGATGATGAGGATGAACTG ATGTTCCTTCATCTCCTGGTTACTCCAGACAGTTACTGGATTGGATTGTCTTATGATAATAAAAAGAGTGATTGGACATGGATTGACAACAACCCATCTAAACT TGCCTTGAACACAAGGAAATACAATGTTAAGGATGGAGGATGTGTATTCTTATCTAAAACAAGACTAGACAATATTAACTGTGATAATTTATTCAGCTGTATTTGTGGGAAGAGACTGGATAAATTCCCTGACTGA